One window of the Crassaminicella thermophila genome contains the following:
- a CDS encoding BMC domain-containing protein, with product MQALGLIETKGLIAATESADAMLKSADVKLLEKTYVGGGLVSITVTGDVGAVKAAVEAGVAAVMKIDEKLLISQHVIPRPHEELNSIITVKPEVETLSEEIVTVENSKINDTQEETKASMQINFSNVQNKDVLDKLVLEYGLEKTIEALKKFKVVELRNLARKYKDFGITGRKISKAGKKILILEFRKYYESLSNLEN from the coding sequence ATGCAGGCACTTGGATTAATTGAAACAAAAGGGCTTATTGCAGCTACAGAGAGTGCAGATGCTATGCTAAAGTCAGCAGATGTAAAGCTTTTAGAAAAAACGTATGTTGGAGGAGGTCTTGTTTCTATTACTGTAACTGGTGATGTTGGGGCAGTAAAAGCAGCTGTAGAGGCTGGTGTAGCGGCTGTTATGAAAATTGATGAAAAATTACTGATTTCACAACATGTCATTCCTCGTCCGCATGAGGAATTAAATAGCATAATAACAGTAAAACCTGAAGTAGAAACACTATCTGAAGAAATTGTAACAGTTGAAAATTCAAAAATTAATGACACTCAAGAAGAAACAAAAGCTTCTATGCAGATTAATTTTAGTAATGTGCAAAATAAGGATGTTTTAGACAAGCTAGTACTTGAATATGGCTTAGAAAAAACTATTGAAGCTCTTAAAAAATTTAAGGTTGTAGAACTTAGAAATCTAGCCCGTAAATATAAGGATTTTGGCATAACAGGAAGAAAGATTTCTAAGGCAGGAAAGAAAATTTTGATTTTAGAGTTTAGAAAATACTATGAAAGTCTTAGTAATTTAGAAAACTAA
- a CDS encoding acetaldehyde dehydrogenase (acetylating) produces MENFDRDLRSIQEARNLAKLGKVAANQIADYTEEQINKILCNMVKVAKENAVYLAKMAVDETGFGKVEDKTYKNYMASVMLYDAIKDMKTIGVIREDVHQQVIDIAEPMGLLMGIVPSTNPTSTAIFKAIIAIKSRNGIVFSPHPAALKCTLKAISLMHDAAVEAGAPKNIISSISTPTMQATNELMKHDDIAMIIATGGPGMVKASYSAGKPALGVGAGNSPAYIERTANIKKAVSNIMASKTFDNGTICASEQSIIVEECNREAVVAELKKQGGYFMTAEETKKVCKLLFKNGHNMNSKFVGRTPQVIAEAAGISIPEGTRVLIGEQQGVGEEYPLSYEKLTTVLAFYTVKDWEEACELSIQLLQNGIGHTMSIHTEDRDIVMKFAKKPAARILVNTGGSQGGTGASTGLIPSFTLGCGTWGGSSVSENVTPMHLINIKRVAYGLKDCDTLASADAAFNYPELNSYNDTGYCANSSSLNGLKIDCNDNEKLLNLINELVKAMKGVSKNG; encoded by the coding sequence TTGGAAAATTTTGATCGTGACTTACGTTCAATACAAGAAGCAAGAAATCTTGCTAAATTAGGAAAAGTCGCTGCGAATCAAATTGCTGACTATACTGAAGAACAAATTAATAAAATTTTATGCAATATGGTTAAAGTAGCGAAAGAAAATGCAGTCTATCTAGCTAAAATGGCTGTAGATGAAACTGGATTTGGCAAAGTTGAAGATAAGACCTATAAAAATTATATGGCATCTGTAATGCTTTATGATGCAATTAAAGATATGAAGACAATTGGTGTTATTAGAGAAGATGTACATCAGCAGGTGATTGATATTGCTGAACCTATGGGATTATTAATGGGTATTGTACCATCTACAAATCCAACATCTACTGCTATTTTTAAAGCAATAATTGCTATTAAATCACGCAATGGAATAGTATTTTCACCACATCCTGCAGCATTAAAATGTACACTTAAGGCTATAAGCCTAATGCACGATGCAGCAGTAGAAGCAGGAGCTCCTAAAAATATTATAAGCAGTATTTCTACACCAACTATGCAGGCTACAAATGAGTTAATGAAACACGATGATATTGCTATGATTATTGCAACTGGAGGCCCAGGAATGGTAAAGGCATCATATAGTGCAGGGAAGCCTGCTTTAGGGGTTGGTGCTGGTAATTCGCCGGCATATATTGAGAGAACTGCCAATATTAAAAAAGCAGTTAGTAACATTATGGCAAGTAAAACTTTCGATAATGGTACTATTTGTGCATCTGAACAATCAATAATTGTAGAGGAGTGCAACCGTGAAGCTGTAGTAGCTGAGCTTAAAAAACAGGGTGGATACTTTATGACAGCAGAAGAAACTAAAAAAGTTTGTAAGCTGTTATTTAAAAATGGACATAATATGAATTCTAAGTTTGTAGGTAGAACTCCACAAGTTATTGCAGAAGCGGCTGGAATTTCCATTCCAGAAGGAACGAGAGTTTTAATAGGGGAGCAACAAGGTGTTGGTGAGGAATATCCCTTATCATATGAAAAACTGACAACTGTTCTTGCTTTTTATACAGTGAAAGATTGGGAGGAGGCATGTGAACTTAGTATACAACTACTTCAAAATGGTATAGGACATACTATGAGTATTCATACTGAAGATAGAGATATTGTAATGAAGTTTGCTAAAAAGCCAGCAGCTCGTATTTTAGTTAATACAGGTGGTTCTCAAGGTGGAACTGGTGCAAGCACTGGACTTATACCTTCATTTACACTAGGTTGTGGTACATGGGGAGGAAGCTCAGTTTCTGAGAATGTTACACCAATGCACTTGATTAATATTAAAAGGGTTGCATATGGATTAAAGGACTGTGATACACTAGCTTCTGCTGATGCAGCTTTTAACTATCCTGAACTTAATAGCTATAATGATACAGGATACTGTGCAAATAGTTCTTCTTTAAATGGATTAAAAATAGATTGTAATGATAATGAAAAGCTTTTAAATTTAATTAATGAGTTAGTAAAAGCCATGAAAGGGGTCAGCAAGAATGGATAA
- a CDS encoding phosphate propanoyltransferase has product MDNHEAILKLLLDAVQANMFSTEKKEDTDEIPVGVSNRHVHLSQADMNCLFGEGYQMTKMKDLSQPGQYACKETVTICGPKGVIEKVRILGPVRSKTQVEVLLGDCFKLGVAPQIRLSGDLHGTPGITLVGPNGSVQITEGVIVAQRHIHMNCEDAKRLNVCDGQIVSIEVNGARGGIYNNVVIRANDASALEFHVDVEEANAMNINSLSKIKITK; this is encoded by the coding sequence ATGGATAATCATGAAGCGATCCTAAAGCTTTTATTAGATGCAGTTCAAGCTAACATGTTTTCAACAGAAAAAAAAGAAGATACAGATGAAATTCCAGTTGGTGTTTCAAACCGTCATGTTCATCTTTCACAGGCAGACATGAACTGCTTATTTGGTGAAGGTTATCAGATGACAAAAATGAAAGATTTGTCACAACCTGGACAATATGCTTGTAAGGAAACAGTAACAATCTGTGGACCAAAGGGTGTCATTGAAAAAGTTAGAATTCTTGGTCCAGTGCGTAGTAAAACTCAGGTAGAAGTTTTATTAGGAGATTGCTTTAAGCTTGGTGTAGCACCACAGATAAGGCTATCAGGTGATCTACATGGAACGCCTGGAATAACATTGGTTGGTCCAAATGGTTCTGTTCAAATTACAGAGGGTGTAATTGTAGCACAAAGACACATTCATATGAATTGTGAAGATGCAAAACGATTAAATGTTTGTGATGGGCAGATAGTCTCAATTGAGGTTAATGGAGCAAGAGGTGGCATTTATAATAATGTTGTTATCAGAGCAAATGATGCTTCTGCTTTAGAGTTTCATGTTGATGTAGAAGAAGCAAATGCTATGAATATTAATTCATTATCGAAAATTAAAATAACAAAATAA
- the eutM gene encoding ethanolamine utilization microcompartment protein EutM: protein MKYDALGMIETKGLVGSIEAADAMVKAANVYLVGKEHVGGGLVTVMVRGDVGAVKAATDAGAAAAQRVGELISVHVIPRPHMEVETILPKGEKKE, encoded by the coding sequence ATGAAATATGATGCATTAGGAATGATAGAAACAAAAGGTTTAGTTGGATCTATTGAAGCTGCAGATGCAATGGTAAAAGCTGCAAATGTTTACTTAGTTGGTAAAGAGCATGTTGGTGGAGGTTTGGTAACAGTAATGGTAAGAGGTGATGTTGGTGCTGTAAAGGCAGCAACAGATGCAGGAGCTGCAGCGGCACAAAGAGTTGGAGAATTAATTTCAGTTCATGTTATTCCACGTCCACACATGGAGGTTGAGACAATTTTGCCTAAGGGAGAAAAGAAAGAGTAA
- the eutM gene encoding ethanolamine utilization microcompartment protein EutM, which yields MKYDALGMIETKGLVGSIEAADAMVKAANVSLVGKEHIGGGLVTVMVRGDVGAVKAATDAGAAAAQRVGELISVHVIPRPHMEVETILPKGEKKDENK from the coding sequence ATGAAATATGATGCATTAGGAATGATAGAAACAAAGGGTTTAGTTGGATCTATTGAAGCTGCAGACGCAATGGTAAAAGCTGCAAATGTTTCCCTAGTTGGTAAAGAGCATATAGGTGGAGGTTTAGTAACAGTAATGGTAAGAGGTGATGTTGGTGCTGTAAAGGCAGCAACAGATGCAGGAGCTGCAGCAGCACAAAGAGTTGGAGAATTAATTTCAGTTCATGTTATTCCACGTCCACACATGGAGGTTGAGACAATTTTGCCTAAGGGAGAAAAGAAAGACGAAAATAAATAG
- a CDS encoding response regulator transcription factor, with amino-acid sequence MSMVLIVEDEILEQDFLKSVVLQELTKKDTLLTCQSGVEAIKLAKQYQPNIIIMDIMIPELDGLSAIEEIRKFLPNTSIIILSAWSDFQYAQKAINLQVLEYLLKPIKPAVFKQVFCKTLASITQSPVVEKTANQKTIEPRCRQYFIEESIKYINEHFTEKLTLQMVSSKIFMNPKYFSRIFKKEMGVSFSEYIMNLRIKHACKLLEKTNYPAYRIAIECGFSDASYFNRVFYSHMNMTPKSYRKYIHTSNFKN; translated from the coding sequence ATGAGCATGGTATTAATTGTTGAAGATGAAATACTAGAACAGGATTTCCTAAAATCCGTTGTCCTTCAAGAACTTACTAAAAAGGATACACTATTAACTTGTCAAAGTGGAGTTGAAGCCATCAAATTAGCTAAACAGTATCAACCAAATATTATAATAATGGATATAATGATACCTGAATTAGATGGTCTGAGTGCAATTGAAGAAATTAGAAAATTTCTTCCTAATACATCTATCATTATTTTATCTGCATGGTCTGATTTTCAATATGCACAAAAGGCCATCAACCTGCAAGTTTTAGAATACCTATTAAAACCTATAAAACCAGCTGTATTTAAACAAGTTTTTTGCAAAACATTAGCCTCTATAACACAATCCCCTGTAGTAGAAAAAACTGCCAATCAAAAAACTATAGAACCTAGATGCCGTCAATATTTTATAGAAGAGTCAATAAAATATATCAATGAACATTTTACGGAAAAACTCACTTTACAAATGGTTTCTTCTAAAATCTTTATGAATCCTAAGTATTTCAGTCGTATTTTTAAAAAAGAAATGGGTGTATCATTTTCTGAATATATAATGAATCTTAGAATAAAGCATGCTTGTAAGTTATTAGAAAAAACTAATTATCCTGCTTATCGCATTGCAATAGAATGTGGTTTTTCAGATGCATCATACTTTAACAGGGTATTTTATTCACATATGAATATGACTCCTAAATCTTATAGAAAGTATATACATACATCGAATTTTAAAAACTAA
- a CDS encoding histidine kinase codes for MYKKKILKELINSNLYTRYSNILSLSDIPLFLIDTNGNILFEFIPSPDFCTRICQENVNQVCHDYRCKLKPDTENRFVCKYGLENILLPIVVNNETLGYLAGLQVYLKENEYKKYMIDIQSFNENKFPKLEHIAKSISSLKTVESNKIKIHEQLCKQIAKDISLDLLKSINHAYLDVERLSIEKEILEKKIIDLEAKNMSLVVNPHFLFNTLNCIARIAYFENSHTTEELIYCLSDLLRYNLKQDHNLHTIGAEIDNIEKYLYIQKVRFKNRLEYEIDVPDNLKSYKILNMVIQPIIENAVIHGITPKRDGGKIRICAKKNKNDIIISIIDNGNGFSKDVLQKIQQSENKSGLGFRSTDKRLKQYYGEQYGLKIVKSDYSGSTVTITIPTQPTVR; via the coding sequence ATGTATAAGAAAAAAATACTTAAGGAATTAATAAACTCAAATTTATATACACGCTACAGTAATATTTTATCCTTATCAGATATCCCTCTATTTTTAATTGATACAAATGGTAATATTTTATTTGAATTTATACCATCTCCAGATTTTTGTACCCGTATATGTCAGGAAAACGTAAATCAAGTATGTCATGACTACAGATGCAAATTAAAACCAGACACAGAGAATAGATTCGTATGTAAATATGGACTTGAAAACATCCTTTTGCCTATTGTAGTAAATAACGAGACTTTAGGTTATCTAGCTGGTTTACAGGTATATCTAAAGGAAAATGAATATAAAAAATATATGATTGATATTCAATCCTTTAATGAAAATAAATTTCCTAAATTAGAGCATATCGCCAAATCCATATCTTCATTAAAAACAGTGGAATCAAATAAAATTAAAATACATGAACAATTATGTAAACAGATTGCTAAAGATATTTCTCTTGATCTATTAAAAAGCATAAATCATGCATATTTAGATGTTGAAAGGTTATCTATTGAAAAAGAAATACTAGAAAAAAAAATCATTGACTTAGAAGCTAAAAATATGTCTTTAGTAGTTAATCCCCATTTTCTATTTAATACCTTAAACTGTATTGCTCGTATTGCATATTTTGAAAACTCCCATACAACTGAGGAGCTTATCTATTGCCTATCTGATTTGCTTAGATATAATTTAAAACAAGATCACAATCTACACACCATAGGAGCTGAAATTGATAACATTGAAAAATATTTATATATACAAAAAGTAAGATTTAAAAATCGCCTAGAATATGAAATTGATGTACCAGATAATCTAAAATCTTATAAGATACTCAACATGGTAATTCAACCTATAATTGAAAATGCTGTTATCCATGGCATTACTCCAAAGCGTGACGGAGGAAAAATACGCATATGTGCTAAAAAAAATAAAAATGATATAATTATTTCTATTATAGATAATGGTAATGGTTTTTCTAAAGATGTTTTACAAAAAATACAACAATCTGAAAACAAATCAGGTTTAGGGTTTCGAAGTACTGATAAACGCTTAAAGCAATATTATGGTGAGCAATACGGATTAAAAATTGTAAAATCTGATTATAGCGGAAGTACCGTTACCATAACAATTCCTACCCAACCTACTGTGAGGTGA
- a CDS encoding choline kinase family protein — translation MKMEELVQKKLRLVFNDDNIVFDRSRSAGGLTNYNYIMNIKGIEYVVRQPGGMTNLMIDRKNEKVNNTIASELGLNSKCIYFDEITGIKISEYIKNSKNIAQTDPSSIKNLKAVSNLMKKTHTSKKIFCNCFDWKVELNKYEQIISNLRGGFFFDYAELKKQLIDFIKKNIKNTILVPCHNDTVPENFIIDNNGRIYLIDWEYSGMNDPSWDVASYILESKLNEEAILYLLLNYYGQFPSASEILKIKCYMLAQDLLWTVWAMIRHYSGDDFLDYCHFRYERFRKNIKEIILSQNYPIAEMVKN, via the coding sequence ATGAAAATGGAAGAATTAGTACAAAAAAAACTACGTTTAGTTTTTAATGATGATAATATAGTTTTTGATAGGTCTCGTTCTGCAGGTGGACTTACTAACTACAACTATATTATGAATATAAAAGGTATAGAATATGTTGTAAGACAACCTGGTGGTATGACCAATCTTATGATTGATAGAAAAAATGAAAAGGTTAATAATACAATTGCATCAGAGTTAGGTTTGAATTCTAAATGTATTTACTTTGATGAGATTACAGGTATTAAGATTAGTGAGTATATCAAAAATAGTAAAAACATTGCGCAAACTGATCCATCTTCTATAAAAAATCTAAAAGCTGTTTCTAATTTAATGAAAAAAACCCATACTAGCAAAAAAATTTTTTGTAATTGCTTTGATTGGAAGGTTGAGTTAAATAAGTATGAACAGATTATTAGCAACCTAAGGGGTGGTTTTTTCTTTGATTATGCTGAATTAAAAAAGCAGTTAATAGATTTTATTAAAAAGAATATAAAAAATACAATTCTTGTACCTTGTCATAATGATACAGTACCAGAAAATTTTATTATAGATAATAACGGAAGAATTTATTTAATAGACTGGGAATATTCTGGAATGAATGATCCAAGTTGGGATGTAGCTTCATATATTCTTGAATCAAAATTGAATGAAGAGGCAATTTTATATCTACTTTTGAATTACTATGGTCAGTTTCCTTCAGCTTCTGAAATATTAAAAATTAAATGCTATATGTTAGCACAGGATTTGCTGTGGACCGTATGGGCAATGATTAGACACTATAGTGGAGATGATTTCCTTGATTATTGCCACTTTAGATACGAAAGATTTAGAAAGAATATAAAGGAAATAATATTGTCACAAAATTATCCAATTGCTGAAATGGTAAAAAATTAG
- a CDS encoding protease complex subunit PrcB family protein, with protein sequence MKSKINLDALNWKKILIILIVIMVIIAAVYAVKYFVKDDDNVSFEVLSEEMIPQKIQDILPRYKTLERALACKIDGEIYVIVTRGEKPTGGYTVEIDRIELVDEDNKTRMVVYTTFEDPKPGDIVTQVITYPYVAVKTELKELPDKIELKVKYDD encoded by the coding sequence GTGAAAAGTAAAATTAATTTAGATGCGCTTAATTGGAAGAAGATATTAATTATCCTGATTGTTATAATGGTTATCATAGCTGCTGTATATGCTGTGAAATACTTTGTAAAGGATGATGATAACGTGTCTTTTGAAGTATTAAGCGAGGAAATGATTCCACAAAAAATTCAAGATATCCTACCAAGATACAAAACTTTAGAAAGAGCTTTAGCTTGTAAAATAGATGGAGAAATATATGTAATTGTAACAAGAGGAGAAAAGCCTACTGGCGGATATACGGTTGAGATAGATCGGATAGAACTAGTAGATGAAGATAATAAAACAAGAATGGTTGTTTATACAACATTTGAAGATCCAAAACCAGGAGATATTGTTACCCAAGTTATTACATACCCTTATGTTGCAGTAAAGACAGAGTTAAAAGAATTGCCTGATAAAATTGAGCTAAAAGTAAAATATGACGATTGA